From Hylaeus volcanicus isolate JK05 chromosome 2, UHH_iyHylVolc1.0_haploid, whole genome shotgun sequence, the proteins below share one genomic window:
- the LOC128885118 gene encoding carboxyl-terminal PDZ ligand of neuronal nitric oxide synthase protein-like isoform X1, which yields MPSKKQYNLVHNDEYDTRIPLHSEEAFHRGIVFHAKFIGSMEVPRPTSRVEIVAAMRRIRYEFKAKGIKKKKVTLEVSVDGLKVTLRKKKKKQQQWMDENKIYLMHHPIYRIFYVSHDSHDLKIFSYIARDGSSNTFKCNVFKSSKKSQAMRVVRTVGQAFEVCHKLSINNATEDRGEKERERDHGENHRDVYEDQDEIPNEQSQPSPSSVHKDISLLGEPDDSVPEKTVVPCLLRTHEVPVTTASTSPIRQSPSGTVTSDCGGLLVGGELTALKHEIQLLRERLEQQSQQTRAAVAHARLLQDQLAAETAARVEAQARTHQLLVQNKELLEHIGALVGHLREQERISSGHVTSQSQMPGSATIQQTTTIPDLSNLGQCQRTGGQSSPWELDPPSPYCSYPPDSLYPGSLNTLGIQGNGSSTDQLQFQTQLLERLHNISPYQPQRSPYNTPSPYAMGPSLLLPPCSRPSNSAQLSPNSISLRVSQPNSFSSSPIMTQKSDNYGGSLEMADSKTTFIRPLPCSGERNVHLAQEILGKQDRINVHDEIPPIVLDPPPQGKRSDAKAKQVTLKENSNSQPSNNKNPQTQKNLATILRAPGPPPSRTTSARLPSRSDLLSEVQRTTWARHTTK from the exons ATGCCCTCTAAGAAGCAATACAATCTCGTACACAATGACGAGTACGACACCAGGATACCGCTGCACAGCGAGGAGGCGTTTCACCGTGGAATCGTCTTCCACGCCAAG TTCATCGGCTCTATGGAGGTTCCTCGACCGACCAGCCGAGTGGAGATCGTGGCGGCGATGCGAAGAATCCGC TACGAGTTCAAGGCCAAAGGGatcaaaaagaagaaagtgaCGCTAGAGGTGTCGGTGGACGGGCTGAAAGTCACTCTTCGTAAGAAGAAG AAGAAGCAGCAACAGTGGATGGACGAGAATAAGATATACCTGATGCATCATCCCATATACAG GATATTCTACGTCTCCCACGATAGCCAcgacttgaaaatttttagttACATTGCTCGCGACGGGAGCAGCAATACCTTCAAGTGTAACGTCTTCAAATCTAGCAAAAAG AGTCAAGCGATGAGGGTGGTCAGGACGGTAGGACAAGCTTTCGAGGTGTGCCATAAATTAAGTATAAACAACGCCACGGAGGACAGAGGGGAGaaggagagggagagggaccATGGGGAGAACCACCGTGACGTTTACGAGGACCAAGACGAAATACCGAATGAACAGTCGCAGCCGTCGCCCTCTTCCGTGCACAAAG aTATATCGCTCTTAGGTGAGCCGGATGACTCGGTACCAGAGAAGACAGTCGTGCCATGTCTTCTCAGGACGCACGAGGTCCCAGTGACAACAGCGTCTACCTCGCCTATCAGACAGTCGCCATCG GGCACGGTGACCTCCGATTGCGGAGGATTGCTGGTGGGAGGCGAATTGACGGCTCTCAAGCACGAGATTCAACTGTTGCGCGAACGATTGGAGCAACAGAGCCAACAAACCAGAGCCGCCGTTGCCCATGCGCGACTTCTTCAGGATCAACTTGCGGCTGAGACAGCAGCTCGCGTCGAAGCTCAG GCCAGGACACATCAGTTACTGGTGCAGAACAAGGAGCTGCTGGAGCACATAGGCGCGCTGGTCGGCCACCTTCGCGAGCAAGAACGCATCTCCAGCGGTCACGTGACCTCTCAGTCGCAGATGCCTGGCTCGGCAACGATACAGCAAACGACCACCATTCCTGACTTGTCGAACCTCGGCCAG TGCCAGCGGACAGGAGGACAGAGTTCGCCATGGGAACTGGATCCACCTTCGCCATATTGCTCTTATCCACCAGACTCTCTGTACCCTGGAAGCTTGAACACGCTGGGAATACAAGGCAATGGTAGTTCGACGGATCAGTTGCAGTTCCAAACACAGTTACTAGAAAGGTTGCACAACATAAGTCCGTATCAGCCTCAAAGGTCACCGTATAACACACCATCTCCGTACGCGATGGGACCCAGTCTCCTTCTGCCTCCTTGTAGCAGACCCTCT AACTCTGCGCAATTGTCTCCAAATTCCATTTCGCTACGAGTCTCCCAACCGAACAGTTTCTCGTCGTCGCCGATAATGACTCAAAAGTCAGACAATTATGGGGGGAGTTTAGAGATGGCGGACTCGAAGACCACGTTCATAAGACCTTTGCCATGTTCTGGAGAGAGGAACGTTCACCTGGCCCAGGAGATATTGGGTAAACAGGATCGTATCAATGTGCACGACGAAATCCCGCCAATCGTGCTGGATCCCCCGCCTCAGGGTAAACGTTCCGATGCTAAGGCTAAGCAGGTGACGCTCAAAGAGAACTCGAACAGCCAACCATCGAACAACAAGAACCCTCAGACACAGAAGAACCTGGCTACCATCCTGAGGGCACCTGGACCACCTCCGTCGCGCACCACCAGTGCACGTTTGCCATCCAGAAGTGATTTGTTGTCCGAAGTGCAAAGGACTACCTGGGCGCGTCACACAACCAAGTGA
- the LOC128885118 gene encoding capon-like protein isoform X2 — protein MLKNSTKQASTEVPSSTNPGRGSPSGAETTPKPRKKLSFKEPEILNYLRSKRPFGKSKPPPLQLTRSNTIDFSFDENPFEEENDDLEELESQAMRVVRTVGQAFEVCHKLSINNATEDRGEKERERDHGENHRDVYEDQDEIPNEQSQPSPSSVHKDISLLGEPDDSVPEKTVVPCLLRTHEVPVTTASTSPIRQSPSGTVTSDCGGLLVGGELTALKHEIQLLRERLEQQSQQTRAAVAHARLLQDQLAAETAARVEAQARTHQLLVQNKELLEHIGALVGHLREQERISSGHVTSQSQMPGSATIQQTTTIPDLSNLGQCQRTGGQSSPWELDPPSPYCSYPPDSLYPGSLNTLGIQGNGSSTDQLQFQTQLLERLHNISPYQPQRSPYNTPSPYAMGPSLLLPPCSRPSNSAQLSPNSISLRVSQPNSFSSSPIMTQKSDNYGGSLEMADSKTTFIRPLPCSGERNVHLAQEILGKQDRINVHDEIPPIVLDPPPQGKRSDAKAKQVTLKENSNSQPSNNKNPQTQKNLATILRAPGPPPSRTTSARLPSRSDLLSEVQRTTWARHTTK, from the exons ATGTTGAAGAATTCGACGAAGCAGGCGAGCACAGAGGTTCCCTCGTCGACGAATCCCGGGCGCGGAAGTCCTTCCGGCGCGGAGACCACCCCGAAACCGAGGAAGAAGCTCTCCTTCAAGGAGCCAGAGATCCTCAACTATCTGAGGTCGAAGAGACCGTTCGGGAAATCGAAACCGCCCCCCTTGCAATTGACGCGCTCGAACACGATCGACTTCAGCTTCGATGAGAACCCCTTCGAGGAGGAGAACGATGACCTCGAGGAGCTCGAG AGTCAAGCGATGAGGGTGGTCAGGACGGTAGGACAAGCTTTCGAGGTGTGCCATAAATTAAGTATAAACAACGCCACGGAGGACAGAGGGGAGaaggagagggagagggaccATGGGGAGAACCACCGTGACGTTTACGAGGACCAAGACGAAATACCGAATGAACAGTCGCAGCCGTCGCCCTCTTCCGTGCACAAAG aTATATCGCTCTTAGGTGAGCCGGATGACTCGGTACCAGAGAAGACAGTCGTGCCATGTCTTCTCAGGACGCACGAGGTCCCAGTGACAACAGCGTCTACCTCGCCTATCAGACAGTCGCCATCG GGCACGGTGACCTCCGATTGCGGAGGATTGCTGGTGGGAGGCGAATTGACGGCTCTCAAGCACGAGATTCAACTGTTGCGCGAACGATTGGAGCAACAGAGCCAACAAACCAGAGCCGCCGTTGCCCATGCGCGACTTCTTCAGGATCAACTTGCGGCTGAGACAGCAGCTCGCGTCGAAGCTCAG GCCAGGACACATCAGTTACTGGTGCAGAACAAGGAGCTGCTGGAGCACATAGGCGCGCTGGTCGGCCACCTTCGCGAGCAAGAACGCATCTCCAGCGGTCACGTGACCTCTCAGTCGCAGATGCCTGGCTCGGCAACGATACAGCAAACGACCACCATTCCTGACTTGTCGAACCTCGGCCAG TGCCAGCGGACAGGAGGACAGAGTTCGCCATGGGAACTGGATCCACCTTCGCCATATTGCTCTTATCCACCAGACTCTCTGTACCCTGGAAGCTTGAACACGCTGGGAATACAAGGCAATGGTAGTTCGACGGATCAGTTGCAGTTCCAAACACAGTTACTAGAAAGGTTGCACAACATAAGTCCGTATCAGCCTCAAAGGTCACCGTATAACACACCATCTCCGTACGCGATGGGACCCAGTCTCCTTCTGCCTCCTTGTAGCAGACCCTCT AACTCTGCGCAATTGTCTCCAAATTCCATTTCGCTACGAGTCTCCCAACCGAACAGTTTCTCGTCGTCGCCGATAATGACTCAAAAGTCAGACAATTATGGGGGGAGTTTAGAGATGGCGGACTCGAAGACCACGTTCATAAGACCTTTGCCATGTTCTGGAGAGAGGAACGTTCACCTGGCCCAGGAGATATTGGGTAAACAGGATCGTATCAATGTGCACGACGAAATCCCGCCAATCGTGCTGGATCCCCCGCCTCAGGGTAAACGTTCCGATGCTAAGGCTAAGCAGGTGACGCTCAAAGAGAACTCGAACAGCCAACCATCGAACAACAAGAACCCTCAGACACAGAAGAACCTGGCTACCATCCTGAGGGCACCTGGACCACCTCCGTCGCGCACCACCAGTGCACGTTTGCCATCCAGAAGTGATTTGTTGTCCGAAGTGCAAAGGACTACCTGGGCGCGTCACACAACCAAGTGA